A genomic window from Amblyraja radiata isolate CabotCenter1 chromosome 18, sAmbRad1.1.pri, whole genome shotgun sequence includes:
- the psmd6 gene encoding 26S proteasome non-ATPase regulatory subunit 6: MPLENLEEEGLPKNPSLAIAQARFQLTLGPERAVPAVREQLMDAVRDNNMAPYYEQLCKDVGWPVDTDLLSKMKKANEEELKRLDDILEDAEKNLGESEIRNGMMAKAEYLCRIGDKEGALTAFRKAYDKTVALGHRLDIVFYLLRIGLFYMDNDLITRNIEKAKSLIEEGGDWDRRNRLKVYQGMYCVAVRDFKQAAELFLDTVSTFTSYELMDYKTFVTYTVYVSMIALERPDLREKVIKGAEILEVLHDHPTVRQYLFSLYECRYGVFFQSLATVEQDLKKDWLFAAHYRYYVREMRILAYSQLLESYRSLTLTYMAEAFGVGVEFIDQELSRFIAAGRLHCKIDKVNEIVETNRPDSKNWQYQETIKKGDLLLNRVQKLSRVINM; encoded by the exons ATGCCGCTGGAGAACCTGGAGGAGGAGGGTTTGCCGAAGAACCCGAGTCTGGCCATCGCACAGGCCCGCTTCCAGCTGACACTGGGCCCGGAGCGCGCAGTCCCCGCCGTCCGCGAGCAGCTCATGGACGCCGTCAGGGACAACA ATATGGCTCCATACTATGAACAGCTCTGCAAAGATGTCGGATGGCCAGTTGACACAGACCTCTTGAGCAAAATGAAAAAGGCAAATGAGGAAGAACTAAAACGCCTGGACGATATACTAGAAGATGCTGAAAAAAATCTTGGTGAAAGTGAAATCAGAAATGGTATGATGGCCAAGGCTGAGTACCTCTGCCGGATAGGTGACAAA GAAGGTGCTTTGACAGCCTTTCGGAAAGCGTACGACAAGACTGTGGCTCTGGGACATCGCCTAGatattgtgttttacctgctgagAATTGGCTTGTTTTACATGGATAATGATCTGATTACTCGTAACATTGAGAAAGCTAAAAG CTTAATTGAAGAAGGTGGTGACTGGGATAGAAGGAATCGTCTAAAAGTTTACCAAGGGATGTATTGTGTGGCAGTTCGAGACTTCAAGCAGGCGGCAGAGCTGTTCTTAGACACAGTCTCCACATTCACTTCCTACGAACTCATGGATTACAAAACCTTTGTAACCTACACTGTTTATGTCAGCATGATTGCGTTAGAGCGACCTGATCTTCGTGAAAAG GTCATCAAAGGCGCTGAGATTCTTGAAGTCCTGCACGACCATCCAACGGTTCGGCAGTATCTGTTTTCACTGTACGAGTGTCGATATGGAGTTTTCTTCCAGTCCCTTG CCACGGTAGAACAAGACTTAAAGAAGGACTGGCTCTTTGCCGCTCACTATCGCTACTATGTTCGTGAAATGAGGATCTTAGCGTATAGTCAGCTGTTGGAATCCTATCGCTCATTAACGCTTACGTACATGGCAGAAGCATTCGGTGTTGGTGTGGAGTTCATTGATCA GGAACTCTCTCGTTTCATTGCTGCTGGTAGGCTACACTGTAAAATAGACAAAGTGAATGAAATCGTAGAAACCAACAG GCCTGACAGTAAGAACTGGCAGTACCAGGAAACCATAAAGAAAGGAGATCTGCTGTTGAACAGAGTCCAAAAACTCTCACGGGTGATAAATATGTAA